The Magnolia sinica isolate HGM2019 chromosome 9, MsV1, whole genome shotgun sequence sequence ATAAAGGGTGGAGAAGATACCTgctcaaaagtaaaaagaaaaattactTTTTGAGTGTTCCCAGTCGCAAAATAAGCAGTTTCCGACGTGGTTGGCCACTGGGAATCCACGATGAAGGTAGCATTCCAAGGAGTTTAGGCCATCGGCGCCAAGGAAGACATCATCACACACGTGCAATCATTGAACACCTATGCAAGATTTGGTCCACTGATGGGGTAGcatgtacattaaatatataccGTCGATCATTTTGCCATAACCGGCCAATTTGATCATACATGTATAGcttacttgatgagtggaccagcttgaATTTGGGGCCAGGAATATTTATATGGTGTGCCTATTATGGGGAATGGCACGATTTCCTGTATGTCCCTGACATGTTTTGGGTTCTGGGTTTTCAACGAATCTCTACTTCAATCTGCCTCTGAGAAAATAGCATTATCATCTCTTTATTACCACGGTTGATGGATTTTGTTCAGTGATTAGGTGAATTATATGTGATTTTTTCATCTAATTCGATAGTGGATTTGTTACAGCAAAAGCTGGTGATGAAAGTCCAGATGAATGGCCCGAAGGGCCGATCCAAAGCCATGAAGGTTGTAGTTGGTGTACCAGGTATTCTTATATTTTCAGTTCTACTAACATGCACGTTGGATATCAGAAAATGGTCAAGGCGATGAAGGTGATAAGCTTAGGagtgtcaatgtgcttggttagGCCAAACAATTTTTTGTCCAAGCCGGGATCACCATGATCAAATGTAGACTTTGTGCAACGACTTTTTTAGCGACGAGTCTAATTTCATCacaaaaagttaaatttttacaACAATATTTTAAGTTGTTGTAAAAAATTAACTATTTAGAATTTATGACACCGTATTTGCAATAAAATTAGTAACAAGTAGCACTTGTAACAAAACGTTTTTAGCAACaagtttgaagtttttaatgatgagttgACTTGTCGCAAAAAGTATGAGTTGTTGTAGTGGATCAACGTAGACCTAAGCCCAACCTAGGCACATGACGATCAAAAATAGTCCAGCCCAAGCCTAGCCCAAAATGTTGATGTTACTCTAATGCACAAAGCTGAAAGTCGTTCCTAGGAGAGTATCATTTAAAATGAGTAAATGAGGATTTTTACATAGTgtatattaaaaattaattttgcaaaccctaacgGGTGGGCTATGCTAGACTCGGGCCATGCTAAGAGCTCAAATACTCATTGGCATGTGGTGCTGAGtggtgactcactgagtcaacctTGTCAAATCAATGTTAAGTTAGTAACTCGGTGGCACACACAATGGTGACTCATTGAGTCAATCCTGTCAAATCCTTGTTGACTATGTAACTGGGAGACGTGAAAGGGCGACCCACTGAGTTAACTATGTCAAATCCATGTTGGCTTAGAAACCTGTTCACCTCCACCGCTAACCCACTAAGTCGAACTGAGTCCAAAACCATATTGACTTAGTAACTAGATGACATAATATTTTCTTATGGTCACTTGTTTTCAATAAATTGTCTAGGCCCATTTTGTGGCTCAtgcaagtcatggattgactttcctatatatatatatatatatatatatatatatatatatatgggaaatggtaccgTGAGGTCCACTTCATGGGAATTTCcagtgaggtcaagctgtgtgggccccaccgtgatgtgtgtcgaacatctaccccatcaggtagatgcatcattccatggtgggtcacgggcttaaaaatcaagtcaattcatgacttatATGAGCCACACACAACAATTAAGAGGGATTACCCTCCTATTAGAATATTGGCAATCATTTATTGGCCACACTGAGATGTGGTTCGCAAATTCAGCTCATCCATTTATGTGTGTCCAACTTGATGAGGGAATAGACCAAGTTTTAGTggcatccaaaactcacatggccccaccaaatgtttttatatgttttaggtatatcttcaaatggttttagatggtatggcccacctgagttccatataaggatgatttttgagatataccGTAAACTAAAGGGACCcataaatgcacggtgttgacgttgtacacacatcacagtggggtccacacagctcgacctcacgagaaGTTTCCATGAGGGCGACCTCATAGTTccttatagtatatatatatatagcggcaCGACTCACCTATGAACACGGACtacctacgaacttttttgagaactcatcatatctaatGAGTCTCAAAAATcggaacggtccacatgaagcagaacctcataaagCCTCCTgctaccaatttttactttgaaccaaaactttggtgggccataaaaatgcaaacagtttcttctcttgatttgaatttctcttttctatggtccaccagaatattagatcagggtgaaaattcacctcctaagttttcatgggattctgcatcttatgaaccgttcggattcgacacccatgacacgtgtgcaaaggtgcacacgtgcgtaggtgcgtaggtgggcatgcctctctctctctctctctctctctctctctctctctctctctatgtatatATAGTCTCTTGTAATTTAACATACTATCAAAGTTAGGGTTCTGATAAACTGTACCCACTTGACCATCATCACCGGCCTGCCCTTGTCATGGCATTCGCTCGTGACATTACCATTGTCCATGCAAAAGACACCACCCAAATCCATCACTTATGCAATTCATACACTGTCATTGTCATTGGGGCTAGGTCACCAACTTATGCTCACTAGAATACCCACATTTAAAATCATAAATATAGATGCTGATACAATGGCTATTTACCGTGCCTGTTGCAGGGGTGATATCAGCTTCATTAGAAGGAGAAGACATGAATCAGATTGTCGTTATTGGCAACGAAGTCGATTCTTTCGTTTTGATAAAGTTGCTTAGAAAGAAGATTGGTTTCGCGGAGCTTGTTAGTCTTGGGCCGGTTGAAGAGAAGGAAACAAAGTCCAAGGAAACAAAGCCAGAGTCGGGCAGTGAACTAATGGCTCAACCGTCAATCTGGGCTTACCCATCAAGTGCACCACCCCTTTATCCATACGAGGCCGGCAGCAGTCGTGCATGACCCTATTTATTCAACCACGTGATAATAATGAAAATGGCAAGAAAATGCTAAGGAAATTTGTGCAAGACCGTTAATAATGGTCTCtctctgcctttttttttttccttttttttaaattttttttatttttaatttttttaggggCATTTGCAACTGTGGGATCTAGTCATTCATTGGTTGGCGGGTAGAACTATCTGGTTGGATGCACATGTATGATGGACATGAACCATGCATGATTTTATTTCTAGCTGTTCATTTTTCTCATGCATGCATCCAACCCGAATATCGTGTCTCCCAACTGATATATGAGCCGGATATTGCACATTTGTGTCACGAAGTACATTTCTTCTTAGCTTATCTGAGTAAAATATGTAATGTGACGTGTCGTTACGAATATAAGTGTGCAACGTTGCTAATAATGCTTAAGAAAATTCTATATAATAATCAAGCTTCTTATTACTCAGATGATATAACAGACGAAATCCATACCCCATACCGTCCATTAGGTGTGCAGACACATTTTCACCTTGAATCCTAAAAGATCAGTCTGATTCAAGGCTTGGGTGGGAAAAACCACAAGGAACCGTgttaaatcatgcctaaaaccaccAAATTCACTTGCTGTATCGTACATGAGTCTTGAAATATCCTGATTTTCAAGGCGTCCTTGTGGGATGTACCAGATGAATGTATTGGATGACGTATATATACAGAAAGGTGTAAATCACACAATATTTGGACAATTGTAATGATGGGAGTCCACGTCTTAACTGATCTGTGTGCACCACCTAAGTTGAatcggcttgatttttgggactcAATCAAACGGAGgggtgcacctgatggatggagtcgatctcatccacatgaagtcATTTCATCCGCGTAAGTGAATGTTGTTGTGGGTAGAAATGTACCAGCCAGTTTAGGACAGGTTAGCAGATCGTCCATCCACTTAACGCCAAAGGAAAATACAACCTTGATTTATCAAAGAATCCAGGTCGATGAACTgatatccaaaacaaccatatagATCACCTCGGATTCTCCACCTCGGCTCCCTATCGCATGCTTCCGCTAGTTCCGACATGCACCCGACCGATTCTATCCAAAATCCTAGCCGAGGGTTTTCGAAGTCGATTACAACACGAATATCTCGGAGATCGCGGCCGAAGATCTCAGGAGATATTCAGGGTATTCTCGAATATATACAAATCCAACTTGGGATCCGTATCCTACTACAATGCACTCTTACTAAACATAGAAGATCCATTTACACCATCGCatctcctcacctataaataaggacacccccaatggtgaaaggtacacccAATCTTAAGTCAAAATTTCTATTTACAACTAGACCCAACTTCcctacttgacttaggcatcggagggtgtCCTATCAAAGCCAAGGCCTCATTTGTCTGCTCTTTGTGCAGATATTCGGAGATCCGAAAAAAAAGCTAtccaaatttctgcatcaacaaaagTCATTACCATGCAAGAAGGCAAGCATTTTAGGCATGATTAGCAACATGGTTTGATAGAGTTGTTACCCTGCCAGGCTACTTTGAAAACTAAGACACTATACACCATtcgtggtggggcccaacacatgaaCTGTTTCATCCTCGACCATACATACAGTGGCCCCGTCATGCAACATACTAAACAGGCATGAAGTTGGCCATTCAATAACCAAacccaatacacacacacacacacacacacagaggcatgctcacctacgcacctacgcacgtgggcacctttgcacatgtgtcatgggtgtcgaatccgaacggtccataagatgcggaatcccatgaaaccttagggggtgaatttgCACCCTGATTTAAGATTCTGGTGGagcatagcaaagagaaattcaaatcaagggaagaaactatttgcatttttcatgaCCTACCGAAGTttaggttcaaagtaaaaattggtactaaGGGGTTTcaagaggttctgcttcatgtggaccattcagattttcgagactcatcagatatgatgagttctcaaaaaagttcgtatgtagtccgtgcgaactggttcgcaggtgagcgtttcgctatatatatatatatatatatatatatatatatatatatatatatatatatatataggcatgctcacctacgaacctatgcatgtgcgcacctttgcacacatgtcatgggtgtcaaatccgaacggtccataagacgcggaatcccatgaaacc is a genomic window containing:
- the LOC131255327 gene encoding heavy metal-associated isoprenylated plant protein 46-like, translated to MARFPQKLVMKVQMNGPKGRSKAMKVVVGVPGVISASLEGEDMNQIVVIGNEVDSFVLIKLLRKKIGFAELVSLGPVEEKETKSKETKPESGSELMAQPSIWAYPSSAPPLYPYEAGSSRA